In Allomuricauda ruestringensis DSM 13258, the following proteins share a genomic window:
- a CDS encoding head GIN domain-containing protein, with amino-acid sequence MRKLITLTLALGMMACTSAQWGKRVKGNGNYVTIERSVGNYDGVALAGWFDVDLVSGNEGEIILEGESNLLEHIKTEVKDGKLVIKAEKGMNLKPSSWNKGIHITVPVESIEFVSLSGSGDVVGKTMIKSNRFNASMSGSGDVSLMVEAEEVEAALSGSGDINLSGRATNFTVSVSGSGDIKAYDLEADFVKATVSGSADIKVTAHQSIDARVSGSGDIHYRGNPKKIKSKASGSGDISKG; translated from the coding sequence ATGAGAAAACTTATCACACTTACGCTTGCATTGGGAATGATGGCCTGTACCAGTGCCCAATGGGGAAAACGAGTTAAAGGAAATGGCAATTATGTTACCATTGAACGCTCCGTCGGCAACTATGACGGTGTCGCCCTTGCAGGTTGGTTTGATGTAGACCTGGTATCGGGGAATGAGGGAGAAATTATCCTCGAAGGAGAATCCAACCTATTGGAGCACATTAAAACAGAGGTTAAAGATGGAAAATTGGTCATTAAAGCGGAAAAGGGCATGAATCTCAAGCCATCCAGTTGGAACAAGGGCATTCATATTACCGTACCGGTGGAGTCCATTGAATTTGTGAGTCTATCAGGCTCTGGCGACGTTGTGGGCAAAACCATGATCAAGTCCAACCGTTTTAATGCAAGCATGTCGGGCTCGGGCGATGTTAGTCTTATGGTGGAAGCAGAAGAAGTAGAAGCTGCACTTTCAGGCTCGGGAGATATAAACTTGTCCGGTAGGGCAACAAACTTTACCGTGTCGGTTTCGGGCTCAGGAGATATTAAAGCCTACGACCTAGAGGCCGATTTTGTGAAAGCAACGGTTTCCGGTTCTGCTGACATTAAAGTTACCGCCCACCAATCCATTGATGCCAGAGTGTCCGGTTCGGGTGACATCCATTACCGGGGAAATCCAAAAAAAATAAAATCAAAAGCTTCCGGTTCGGGAGATATATCCAAAGGATAA
- a CDS encoding helix-turn-helix domain-containing protein — MNIVPIRNEKDYQNALNRLEDIFDAKKGTEEGDELEILSILIDRFENENFPIDMPDPIEAIKFRMEQMGMKQKDLAEVVGFKSRVSEILNKKRKLTLGMIRKLNTALHIPTEVLVQDY; from the coding sequence ATGAATATAGTACCAATCAGAAACGAAAAAGATTATCAAAATGCCCTCAACAGGCTTGAGGATATTTTTGATGCAAAAAAAGGAACGGAAGAAGGAGACGAACTGGAAATCCTTTCGATTTTAATCGATCGTTTCGAGAATGAAAATTTCCCAATCGATATGCCAGACCCAATTGAAGCCATCAAATTCCGAATGGAACAAATGGGAATGAAACAGAAAGACTTGGCAGAAGTTGTGGGGTTTAAAAGTAGGGTCAGCGAAATTTTGAATAAAAAACGAAAGTTGACTTTGGGAATGATTCGAAAACTAAACACCGCGCTTCATATTCCAACTGAAGTCTTGGTTCAGGATTATTAA
- a CDS encoding RNA polymerase sigma factor gives MSQQNEHIDTLLELCMQGKQSAQLEVYNRYYKAMYNTAFRIVKHTAEAEDVMQESFLSAFTKLHTFKGDVTFGAWLKRIVINNSIYHYKKQQKKRAADLDDVMYKVEDNDGVASDQNGYTELKAQKVMETMKSLKDNYRVSLTLHLIEGYDYEEISEIMNISYANCRTTISRAKQSLRKKLTVNV, from the coding sequence TTGAGCCAACAAAATGAACATATTGACACACTGCTCGAATTGTGCATGCAGGGGAAGCAAAGTGCACAGCTAGAGGTTTACAACCGCTATTACAAAGCAATGTACAACACCGCTTTTAGGATTGTAAAACACACGGCTGAGGCTGAGGATGTGATGCAGGAATCGTTCCTGAGCGCATTTACCAAACTGCACACCTTTAAGGGGGACGTCACCTTCGGGGCATGGTTAAAGCGGATTGTGATCAATAACAGTATTTATCATTACAAAAAGCAGCAGAAAAAACGCGCTGCAGACTTGGATGATGTAATGTACAAGGTCGAAGATAATGATGGAGTTGCTTCGGATCAGAATGGTTACACAGAACTGAAGGCTCAAAAAGTGATGGAAACCATGAAAAGTTTGAAAGACAATTACAGAGTTTCTTTGACCTTACATTTAATTGAAGGGTATGATTACGAAGAAATAAGTGAAATAATGAACATTAGCTATGCTAATTGTAGAACCACGATTTCGAGGGCCAAACAAAGCCTGAGAAAAAAGTTGACCGTAAATGTGTAG
- a CDS encoding LysM peptidoglycan-binding domain-containing protein → MSVKAKYQPVLDLGEKLEVKNGDVKVEGDILKIKGMTKTQYEKNLLWDKIKEIGGEKPSDIKANITVEDESVYHRHTVKSGESLSKIAKHYYGDPMKYTKIFDANTNVLKDPNVIHPDQVLVIPNL, encoded by the coding sequence ATGAGTGTAAAAGCAAAATATCAACCTGTATTAGACCTGGGCGAGAAATTGGAAGTAAAAAACGGGGATGTGAAAGTTGAAGGCGATATCTTAAAAATAAAAGGGATGACCAAGACCCAATACGAAAAAAACCTATTGTGGGACAAGATCAAGGAAATTGGTGGGGAAAAGCCATCGGACATTAAGGCCAATATTACTGTGGAAGATGAATCCGTTTACCACAGACATACGGTGAAGAGCGGGGAATCCTTGAGCAAGATTGCGAAGCATTATTACGGCGACCCGATGAAGTACACCAAAATTTTTGATGCGAACACCAATGTTTTAAAGGATCCGAACGTGATCCACCCCGATCAGGTGTTGGTGATTCCGAATTTGTAA
- a CDS encoding polysaccharide deacetylase family protein: MKNFLLIALSILLTGMGLHAQKSLQERLGFSAETKLLIIHADDLGVVHSVNKATFNALEEGSVNSASIMVPTPWFPEVAQYAKANPDHDLGIHLTLTSEWKLLRWGPVASRSEVASLVDTNGYFYSDCNKLWENAKIEEVEIELRAQIDKAIAMGINPTHLDSHMGCLFATDPRYYKLYTKLGREYGIPTMVNHQIKQLGGEGAPEPMEVINQIFGAATQDYDKDAMSKYYADTLKALEPGVHVMIIHCAYYNLESQGMSFEHPYWGAKWRQNDYDFFTSEECAKILEEENIKLVTWKEIGESMQE; this comes from the coding sequence ATGAAAAACTTCTTATTAATTGCCCTCTCAATTTTGTTGACAGGAATGGGGCTCCATGCCCAAAAAAGTCTCCAGGAACGACTTGGATTCTCTGCGGAGACCAAACTTTTGATCATTCATGCGGATGATCTTGGAGTGGTCCATAGCGTGAACAAAGCTACATTCAATGCCCTGGAAGAAGGCTCCGTGAACAGCGCCAGTATTATGGTGCCCACACCATGGTTCCCCGAAGTAGCCCAATATGCAAAAGCAAACCCTGACCATGATCTGGGCATACACTTGACCTTGACCAGCGAATGGAAACTGTTACGATGGGGACCTGTGGCATCCCGCTCCGAAGTAGCAAGCCTAGTGGACACCAATGGATATTTTTATAGCGATTGTAACAAACTTTGGGAAAATGCCAAGATAGAGGAGGTCGAAATTGAACTACGTGCACAGATTGATAAGGCGATTGCTATGGGAATCAATCCAACTCATTTGGATAGTCACATGGGGTGTTTGTTCGCAACAGATCCCCGCTACTATAAATTGTACACAAAATTGGGGAGGGAATATGGTATTCCGACCATGGTCAACCATCAAATAAAACAATTGGGAGGAGAAGGTGCTCCCGAACCCATGGAGGTGATCAATCAAATTTTTGGGGCTGCTACCCAAGACTATGATAAGGATGCCATGTCAAAATATTATGCCGATACGCTTAAGGCCTTGGAGCCTGGAGTTCATGTAATGATCATACATTGCGCTTATTATAATCTGGAGAGTCAAGGTATGTCTTTTGAACATCCATACTGGGGAGCCAAATGGCGCCAAAACGATTACGATTTTTTTACCAGTGAGGAATGCGCCAAGATTTTGGAGGAAGAAAACATAAAGTTGGTCACTTGGAAAGAAATAGGTGAATCAATGCAAGAATAG
- a CDS encoding DUF2254 domain-containing protein — protein sequence MKKLLFFWKELLATFWFVPVIIIGLAVVLSVSLVSLDNMITIPQEGWIRFFSVNSSDSARSILSTISGAMIGVAGTVFSVTLVALTLASSQFGPRLIKNFMYVRLNQVVLGSYIATYLYCLLVLNAIKEGNGYTFIPSISIFVAILMAVANITLLIVFIHQIAVSIQADKVISDISDLILEQVETLFPEKIGDELKDNKDFDEDAAISNYQKQTRIKSPKNGYLQYLDSEVISKIITDNDSLFELKHRPGSFLVKDQEIGVIYSNMDWQAESIDKLLHQFVFGKIKTSQQDLEFSIHQMVEIAARALSPGVNDPYTAIACIDNLTATMCYLAQAKFPSKYRVDEDGNLRVIADVLDFEGVLNAAFNQIRQFSAGSTSVIIRLLEALITIQNFTKREGHKMAIINHVEMVLRLGKETIKEKNDLDDLEKRANLILK from the coding sequence ATGAAAAAACTGCTCTTTTTCTGGAAAGAATTGCTTGCCACGTTCTGGTTTGTACCTGTTATAATTATTGGTTTAGCAGTAGTATTGTCAGTAAGCTTGGTTTCATTGGATAATATGATAACCATTCCACAAGAAGGTTGGATTCGCTTTTTCTCGGTGAACAGCTCCGATTCTGCAAGAAGCATTTTATCTACTATTTCAGGTGCCATGATCGGTGTTGCAGGAACAGTTTTTTCAGTAACATTGGTTGCTTTGACACTTGCCTCCTCTCAATTTGGCCCTAGACTGATAAAAAACTTTATGTACGTACGCCTCAACCAAGTAGTTTTGGGTTCATACATTGCCACGTACCTATATTGCCTCTTGGTTTTAAATGCTATAAAGGAAGGAAATGGATATACTTTCATTCCATCCATTTCCATTTTTGTTGCCATTTTAATGGCCGTAGCAAATATTACTTTGCTTATCGTATTTATACACCAAATTGCAGTAAGTATCCAAGCCGACAAGGTTATTTCTGATATATCAGACCTTATTTTGGAACAAGTAGAAACGCTTTTCCCGGAAAAAATAGGGGATGAACTCAAGGACAATAAAGATTTTGATGAAGATGCTGCTATTTCCAACTATCAAAAACAAACACGTATCAAATCCCCCAAAAATGGTTATCTGCAATATTTGGACAGCGAAGTAATATCAAAGATAATAACTGATAATGATTCCTTGTTTGAATTAAAGCACAGACCGGGTAGCTTTTTAGTGAAAGACCAAGAAATCGGCGTAATTTATTCAAACATGGATTGGCAAGCAGAATCCATAGATAAACTACTACACCAATTTGTTTTTGGAAAAATAAAAACCTCCCAGCAGGATTTGGAATTTTCAATCCATCAAATGGTAGAGATTGCGGCCAGGGCATTATCTCCAGGGGTAAACGACCCATATACCGCAATTGCATGTATTGACAACCTAACAGCGACTATGTGCTACTTGGCACAAGCCAAATTCCCTTCAAAGTATCGTGTTGATGAAGACGGAAATCTTAGGGTTATTGCAGATGTATTGGATTTTGAAGGTGTATTAAATGCCGCATTTAATCAAATCAGACAATTTTCAGCAGGAAGCACCTCGGTAATCATAAGGCTTTTGGAAGCATTGATAACCATCCAAAATTTCACCAAACGAGAAGGTCACAAAATGGCGATAATCAATCATGTTGAGATGGTGTTGCGATTAGGAAAAGAAACAATAAAAGAAAAAAATGACCTTGACGATTTGGAAAAAAGAGCGAACCTGATTTTGAAGTAA
- a CDS encoding MFS transporter encodes MAQTLALKGSKKLLNAWAFYDWANSVYSLVISSAIFPLFYGLLFRTAGIEQVTIFGGEIARAPLISYVTSLAFVFIAIVTPLVSGVADYLGNKKVFLKFFCYLGATSCIGLYWFSLEYIYFGLACYFFGLVGFWVSFAINNSYLPDIAYPEQQDGISAKGFSLGYIGSVILLIFNLAMVMEPDFFGITDSGGEVAEIKAMKYSFISVGIWWILFSQYTFAHLPKGYKREGERHHIILNGFKELKQVWHQLGENRKLKRYLGAFFTYSMAVQTIMLIATYFGEEEIVWGSDSERTTGLIVSILLIQIVAILGATVTARASKVFGNIRTLIVINVIWTLLCVYAYFLQTPMDFYIAAGLVGIVMGGIQALSRSTYSKFLPETTDTTSFFSFYDVAEKIGIIIGTLMYGMVAQLTGSMRNSTIFLAIFFLIGIFLLTRVNKKD; translated from the coding sequence ATGGCACAGACACTGGCACTCAAAGGAAGCAAAAAACTGTTGAATGCTTGGGCATTTTACGATTGGGCCAATTCGGTGTACAGTTTGGTGATCTCCTCGGCCATTTTCCCGCTTTTTTATGGCCTATTGTTTAGGACCGCAGGCATAGAGCAGGTCACTATTTTTGGTGGTGAAATTGCTAGGGCGCCATTGATCAGTTATGTAACCTCTCTAGCCTTTGTTTTTATAGCCATTGTAACCCCTCTCGTCTCGGGCGTGGCGGATTATTTGGGCAACAAAAAAGTATTCCTCAAGTTCTTCTGCTATTTGGGAGCGACCTCGTGCATTGGATTATATTGGTTCTCTTTGGAGTACATTTATTTTGGCCTCGCCTGTTATTTCTTTGGGCTTGTCGGGTTTTGGGTGAGTTTTGCCATCAATAATTCCTATTTGCCCGATATCGCCTATCCGGAACAGCAGGATGGAATCAGTGCCAAAGGATTTTCTTTGGGATATATTGGCAGTGTTATATTATTGATATTTAATTTGGCTATGGTGATGGAACCCGATTTTTTCGGCATCACGGATAGTGGTGGTGAGGTTGCAGAAATCAAGGCCATGAAATATTCCTTTATCTCCGTCGGAATTTGGTGGATACTCTTTAGCCAATACACTTTTGCACATCTACCCAAAGGGTACAAACGTGAAGGAGAACGCCATCACATCATCCTGAATGGTTTTAAGGAATTAAAGCAGGTCTGGCACCAACTCGGTGAAAATAGAAAGTTAAAACGTTACCTAGGTGCATTTTTCACCTATAGTATGGCGGTACAGACCATTATGTTGATCGCCACATATTTTGGGGAAGAGGAAATTGTATGGGGCTCCGATAGTGAGCGTACTACAGGATTGATCGTAAGTATTCTTTTGATTCAGATTGTGGCCATTTTAGGGGCAACGGTTACGGCAAGGGCCTCCAAGGTTTTTGGAAATATCCGAACGCTTATCGTCATTAACGTAATTTGGACATTGCTTTGTGTGTATGCCTATTTCCTACAAACCCCCATGGACTTTTACATTGCCGCTGGATTGGTCGGAATAGTCATGGGAGGGATTCAAGCCCTGTCCCGTTCCACGTATTCCAAGTTTTTGCCCGAGACTACCGATACCACATCGTTTTTCAGTTTTTATGATGTTGCGGAAAAAATAGGCATCATCATCGGAACACTTATGTACGGAATGGTGGCACAACTTACGGGAAGTATGCGTAACAGCACTATATTCTTGGCCATATTCTTTTTAATCGGTATCTTTTTGCTGACTCGCGTCAATAAAAAGGACTAG
- a CDS encoding M48 family metallopeptidase, protein MKKLSLTFLVFLAVVGCKTNPFTGKSTLNFYDNSQMFPMAFSQYDQFLEENKVVKGTSDAQMITRVGQRIASAAERWLDANGYPGYLKDYQWEYNLVEDETVNAWCMPGGKIVFYTGILPIAQNETGVAVVMGHEVAHALADHGAQRMSAGTLQQIGAVAGNVAIKDDETRGLFNQAYGVGSQIGVMLPFSRNHETEADRIGLQIMAIAGYNPDEAAKLWQRMKAESGGQAPPEFLSTHPSNDTRINNLTQWAPAAKQEARKFGVTSFK, encoded by the coding sequence ATGAAAAAGCTTAGTCTTACTTTTTTGGTGTTTCTGGCAGTGGTAGGATGCAAGACCAATCCATTTACAGGAAAGAGCACACTTAATTTTTATGACAACAGTCAAATGTTTCCCATGGCTTTCTCCCAATACGATCAGTTTTTGGAAGAAAACAAAGTGGTCAAAGGAACATCGGATGCCCAAATGATTACAAGGGTAGGGCAGCGAATTGCTTCAGCTGCGGAACGTTGGTTGGACGCTAACGGATATCCAGGTTACCTAAAGGACTATCAATGGGAATATAACTTAGTTGAGGACGAAACGGTAAATGCGTGGTGTATGCCGGGGGGCAAGATTGTGTTTTATACCGGAATTTTGCCCATAGCCCAGAACGAAACAGGTGTTGCAGTGGTCATGGGGCATGAGGTGGCACATGCATTGGCCGATCATGGTGCCCAGCGCATGAGTGCAGGTACACTCCAGCAAATTGGTGCTGTAGCTGGTAATGTGGCGATTAAGGACGATGAGACCAGAGGGCTGTTCAATCAAGCCTATGGTGTAGGCTCCCAGATTGGGGTAATGCTTCCCTTTAGTCGAAACCACGAAACCGAGGCAGATAGAATCGGTTTGCAAATTATGGCAATTGCCGGATACAATCCGGATGAGGCCGCTAAACTCTGGCAACGTATGAAAGCGGAATCGGGCGGACAGGCACCCCCGGAGTTTTTGAGCACACACCCGTCCAACGATACCAGAATCAACAATTTGACCCAATGGGCCCCTGCTGCAAAGCAAGAAGCACGTAAATTTGGGGTAACATCGTTCAAATAG
- the lon gene encoding endopeptidase La, translating into MGEMKITNFDNIDLQGLDEDAELIPLLTPEDEEQMNRESLPETLPVLPLRNTVLFPGVVIPITAGRDKSINLIKDANNGSKTIGVVSQKDESVENPGLEDINTVGTVARILRVLQMPDGNTTVIIQGKKRFKIDAVLTEKPYLTAKVSEAAEVRPDEKGSEFEAIIDSIKELAFKIIKDNPNIPSEATFAIKNIQSNSFLINFVSSNLNLGVKEKQQLLEIANLQERALATLKYMNMELQKLELRNDIQSKVRSDMDQQQREYFLHQQMKTIQEELGGLSYEEEVDEMSENAKKKKWGKKVKEHFEKELSKLQRMNPQVAEYSIQRNYLDLLLDLPWNEYSKDKFDLKRAQKILDRDHYGLEDVKRRIIEYLAVLKLRNDMKSPILCLYGPPGVGKTSLGKSVAEALGREYVRMSLGGLRDEAEIRGHRKTYIGAMPGRIIQSLKKAGTSNPVFILDEIDKLASSHQGDPSSAMLEVLDPEQNSEFHDNFLEMGYDLSKVMFIATANNLSTIQPALRDRMEIINVTGYTIEEKVEIAKRHLLPKQLKEHGLTKKDVKIGKRQLEKIVEGYTRESGVRSLEKQIAKVVRYAAKSIAMEEAYNVTLTNENIEEILGPARLERDKYENNDVAGVVTGLAWTSVGGDILFIESILSKGKGAMNITGNLGKVMKESATIAMEYIKSNAETYGVDPEVFDKYNVHIHVPEGATPKDGPSAGITMLTSLVSLFTQRKVKKSLAMTGEITLRGKVLPVGGIKEKILAAKRARIKEIILCTDNKKDIEEIKDEYLKGLTFHYVTDMSEVIDIAITKQKVKNAKKL; encoded by the coding sequence ATGGGAGAGATGAAAATTACCAATTTTGACAATATAGATCTGCAAGGGTTGGACGAAGATGCGGAATTGATACCGTTGTTGACCCCTGAGGATGAAGAACAGATGAACAGGGAGAGCTTGCCGGAAACCTTACCGGTACTTCCCCTTCGAAACACGGTGCTGTTTCCAGGTGTCGTGATTCCGATCACTGCGGGCAGGGACAAATCCATCAATTTGATTAAGGATGCCAACAATGGATCCAAAACCATTGGTGTGGTATCCCAGAAAGACGAGAGTGTCGAAAACCCCGGTCTCGAAGACATCAACACGGTCGGGACCGTTGCCCGTATCTTGAGGGTACTTCAAATGCCGGATGGAAACACTACCGTGATTATTCAAGGGAAAAAAAGATTCAAGATAGATGCCGTACTTACCGAAAAGCCCTATTTGACGGCCAAGGTGAGCGAGGCCGCGGAGGTGCGTCCCGATGAAAAAGGAAGTGAATTTGAAGCGATTATCGATTCCATCAAGGAATTGGCCTTCAAAATCATCAAGGACAACCCAAATATTCCCAGCGAAGCCACTTTTGCCATCAAGAACATTCAAAGCAATTCGTTCCTGATCAATTTTGTGTCTTCCAACCTGAATCTGGGCGTAAAAGAAAAACAGCAACTTTTGGAAATTGCCAACCTTCAGGAAAGGGCGTTGGCTACCTTGAAGTATATGAACATGGAGCTTCAAAAGCTGGAATTGCGCAACGACATCCAAAGCAAGGTCCGTAGCGATATGGACCAACAGCAACGCGAATACTTCCTTCACCAACAAATGAAGACCATCCAAGAGGAACTAGGTGGACTATCCTATGAGGAAGAGGTGGATGAAATGAGCGAAAATGCCAAAAAGAAGAAGTGGGGCAAAAAAGTGAAGGAGCATTTTGAGAAAGAACTCTCCAAACTGCAACGTATGAACCCACAAGTGGCCGAGTACTCCATCCAACGCAATTATTTGGACCTGCTGCTGGACTTGCCGTGGAACGAATATTCCAAGGATAAATTCGATCTAAAGCGTGCCCAAAAGATTTTGGACAGAGATCACTACGGCTTGGAAGATGTAAAACGCCGAATTATTGAATACTTGGCAGTCTTGAAACTGCGAAACGATATGAAATCGCCAATTCTTTGTTTGTACGGACCTCCCGGAGTGGGTAAAACATCGTTAGGAAAATCCGTAGCAGAGGCATTGGGCAGGGAATATGTACGTATGTCCTTGGGCGGACTGCGAGATGAAGCCGAAATTCGAGGACACCGAAAAACCTACATTGGTGCCATGCCAGGTCGTATTATTCAAAGTTTGAAGAAAGCTGGAACTTCCAACCCCGTGTTTATTTTGGACGAAATCGATAAACTGGCAAGCAGTCACCAAGGGGACCCGTCTTCAGCGATGTTGGAGGTATTGGACCCTGAACAGAATAGCGAGTTCCACGATAATTTCCTGGAAATGGGGTACGATTTGTCCAAAGTAATGTTTATTGCCACGGCGAACAACCTGTCCACCATACAGCCTGCCTTGCGCGACCGAATGGAAATTATCAACGTAACGGGCTATACTATCGAGGAAAAGGTGGAGATTGCAAAGCGACATTTGTTGCCCAAGCAGCTGAAAGAGCATGGACTTACCAAAAAGGATGTAAAAATCGGTAAGCGTCAATTGGAGAAGATTGTGGAAGGCTACACCCGTGAATCCGGAGTGCGTAGTTTGGAAAAACAGATAGCCAAAGTGGTACGTTATGCTGCAAAATCCATTGCTATGGAGGAGGCGTACAATGTTACCTTGACCAACGAAAATATTGAGGAAATCCTCGGCCCGGCCCGTTTGGAACGCGACAAGTACGAAAACAATGATGTGGCCGGGGTGGTCACAGGCTTGGCGTGGACCAGTGTAGGTGGCGATATTCTGTTTATCGAATCCATTCTTTCCAAAGGAAAGGGTGCCATGAACATTACCGGTAACCTCGGTAAGGTGATGAAGGAGTCCGCCACCATTGCCATGGAATACATAAAATCCAACGCAGAAACCTATGGGGTCGACCCAGAGGTGTTCGATAAATACAATGTGCACATTCACGTGCCCGAAGGTGCCACGCCAAAAGACGGCCCTAGTGCGGGTATCACTATGCTGACCTCGCTGGTATCCCTCTTTACACAGCGTAAGGTGAAGAAGAGCTTGGCAATGACGGGCGAGATTACGCTCAGGGGCAAGGTTTTGCCCGTGGGAGGGATCAAAGAAAAGATTTTGGCCGCTAAAAGGGCGCGCATTAAGGAAATCATTCTGTGTACGGATAACAAAAAAGATATTGAGGAAATCAAGGACGAATACCTGAAAGGGCTTACGTTCCATTATGTAACGGACATGAGCGAGGTTATCGACATTGCGATTACCAAGCAAAAGGTTAAGAATGCAAAAAAACTCTAG
- a CDS encoding type II toxin-antitoxin system HigB family toxin — translation MRVIAKRTLRNFWEKHADSEDQLKAWFRETEKSEWKNINELKNDYPSASILKDNRIVYNIKGNNYRLIVKFNFEYQICWIRFIGTHAEYDKIDANNI, via the coding sequence GTGAGGGTAATAGCCAAACGCACATTACGGAATTTCTGGGAGAAACACGCCGACAGCGAGGATCAATTAAAGGCGTGGTTCAGGGAAACCGAAAAGTCCGAATGGAAAAACATAAACGAACTAAAAAATGATTATCCAAGCGCAAGTATTCTAAAGGACAACAGAATTGTTTACAACATCAAAGGAAACAACTATCGGTTGATTGTAAAGTTCAACTTTGAATATCAAATATGCTGGATACGTTTTATTGGAACCCACGCGGAATATGACAAGATTGACGCAAACAACATCTGA
- the cmk gene encoding (d)CMP kinase — protein sequence MRKITIAIDGYSSTGKSTIAKRLASALNYIYVDTGAMYRAVTLFALQEGIINDKGELDKAALVDKLSEIHLKFLPNKQTGRSEMFLNDENVEQEIRSMRVSGFVSPVAAIKEVREKLVKIQQAMGKDKGIVMDGRDIGTVVFPDAELKLFMTASPETRAARRYKELLEKGEKVSYPEVLKNVEERDRIDSTRTISPLTQAKDAIEFDNSDMGLEEQFERIYDYSQRVIAKLG from the coding sequence ATGAGAAAAATAACAATAGCAATAGATGGATATTCCTCCACGGGAAAAAGTACCATTGCCAAAAGGTTGGCTTCTGCCTTAAATTATATTTATGTGGATACGGGTGCCATGTACCGAGCGGTGACCCTTTTTGCTTTGCAAGAGGGCATCATCAACGATAAAGGGGAGTTGGATAAGGCTGCTTTGGTTGATAAACTATCGGAAATACACCTCAAATTTCTGCCCAATAAGCAAACGGGGCGTTCCGAAATGTTTTTGAACGATGAAAATGTGGAGCAGGAAATAAGATCTATGCGGGTGTCCGGTTTTGTAAGTCCCGTTGCCGCAATTAAGGAAGTCCGTGAAAAATTGGTGAAGATCCAACAAGCAATGGGCAAGGATAAAGGCATCGTGATGGACGGCCGTGATATCGGTACCGTTGTTTTTCCAGACGCGGAACTAAAACTTTTTATGACCGCATCTCCCGAGACCCGAGCGGCTCGCCGCTACAAGGAATTGCTGGAAAAAGGGGAGAAGGTCTCCTATCCCGAAGTGCTTAAAAATGTGGAGGAACGCGACCGAATAGACTCTACCCGTACCATTTCCCCATTGACCCAAGCCAAGGATGCCATTGAGTTTGATAACAGCGATATGGGCTTGGAAGAGCAGTTTGAGCGGATTTATGATTACTCCCAACGGGTGATTGCAAAGCTGGGTTGA